GCAAGGTTTTCCCTAAACCCCGCCCCCGAGCTTCGGGTAAAACAGCTACATTCTCGATAATCCAAGACGCTTGGGGGGTGAGGAAAAAAGGTGTCAAGTCTCCTCCAAATAGCCCTAAGTAGCGATCGCGGAATAGGGATGTCGTAGCGCTTGACCAGCTCAGAGCTTGGGCGATCGCCTCCAATCGAGACAGCCGCAGCGGGCAGTAATCCTCAGGGTTAGGGACATACCCCGCCGCTGCCGCCACAGGTTTACCCTGCTCCTCCAGAACGATAAAGTCATGCACATTGCCCCAGTTTGAGGCATTGGTTCGCAATTCTGCCTCAATAAATGCTAGGGCTGGGGTGTCCGTGCCCTCTAGCAGGTCTTCCCAAAAACAATGGTCGAGGGGCGGCAATGAAGCTTCGTATTCAATTTGGGTGAGGAAGGGAATATCAGCACTTGTAGCCTTTCGAGTTGTGAGCGGTATAGCCATAGCTCCCCTTTGAGGTGATCCCCATAAAAGATACAATCTGTATGTATCTCAAAATAGAGCCTTCTTCCTTGCTCTGTCAAGATACATGCTGTCTGAATGTATGAGTGCGATCGCCATGACTTCCAAGTTGACCAAAGCCGAGCAAACCCGTCGTACCCGCCGCGCCATTCTAGATCGGGCACGGCATCTGTTTGCTACCCAGGGCTATGCCGCTACCGGCACCGAGGAAATTATGAGTGAGTTGGGGATTACCCGAGGGGCGCTGTATCATCAGTTCAGCGATAAGTTGGGGGTCTTTAAGGCGGTGGTGGAGGAAGCCTATGGCGAAATCACGGCCCACATTCGCACCCGAGCCGAGCCGCTGGACACCAACTGGGAGCAGCTCGTGGTTGGCTGTCAGGCATTTCTAGAAGTTGCTCAGCAGGAGGAGTTGCGACGGCTAGTGTTTATCGAAGCGCCTGCTGTTCTAGCGGCAGACACCCTGGTAGAAATCGATCAGGGTGGGTTTGGCTTGCTGCAGGAGTCGATTCAGATTGCGGTAGCGGCGGGAGATCTTAAGGTGGTTGATGCGGAAGGCTTTGCCCATTTGGTGAATGGGTCATTGAATGAACTGGCTGCCTGGGTAGCCCAGTCGGAGGATCCGCAACGGCTGCAAACCGCCCAGAAATTGATCGAAGCGTTGCTGATTCGGCATCAGGGCTGAGGAGGATGAGTAGGACGGTGTTGCGGAACCAGGGAGAGAACCTCCAGTACAAAATTATAGGTTAGCCAAAACATGATCCTATCCTCTCTTACGACCTTGGAACTCGTGAAATCGCTGGAACATCTGCTGTACATTCTTGACCACAAGCCAGTTAAGAGTGATGTCGTTCTTCCAGCCAGATACATACCGCTTCCTCTGAGTCAAAGGTATGATGAACATCTTGCTTAGGATCATAAACCCGGAAGTAAAGATCACCTTTTCGATTGTAATGCTTAGAAATATAGGGTTCTGGATCGAGCGTAAAGGTTTTCGCAAGGTATGTTCCAAAGCGAGTGGCGCGCCTTGCAAGCCAAATAAGAAAACCGTTTTTAGCTTTTCTTGCAACCCAATCAGCGGCATTAAAAGTAGTATTTTTAGGATCTATTGGATGACAGGATCTTGAGTGCTTCATCGCCTCTTACCTCTGAGATGAAACGTTATGTTTGGATTTAGTTGCTCTATCAAATCCGGTTAGGCACACAATTCACGAAAGGCTGTGGCAGTACCAGGATGTCTGTAACTCCTGTGATATGGGGACGGCGGAGCGGGGGATCGAATGCGGGATGTTTCAACGATGACCATCCAACCGGACTTGATAGTAAAGTAACCTTCGCTGACAACTTTCGCCCATGACAGACGCAGGTATACTAAGCCACCCTTGTAGTAGGGCTAATCGAGAACAGCTTTGATACGGTATGGCATCGTTGTTGATGACGACCCTCTAAGCGCCCAACCTTGAACATTGATCAGCGGTTGACCGTACTCATATCGGGATAGCGATCGCCTACCGCCGCCCCCTGAGGCATCACCGCGTTGATCTGCTCCAGTTCCGTTGTGGTCAGCGTGATGTTCACTGCCGCTACATTTTCTTCCAGATAGCGCCGCCGCTTGGTACCAGGAATGGGCACAATGTCCTCCCCTCGGGTTAATAGCCAAGCGATCGCCAATTGGGCGGGAGTGACTTGCTTAGCGGCAGCGATCGCCTTAACTTGCTCAACAAGTTGCAGGTTTTTGGCAAAATTTTCCCCTTGAAAGCGAGGAGAATGGCGGCGATAGTCATCGTCGGCAATATCATCGGGACTCTGAAGCTGACCGGACAGGAAGCCGCGCCCTAGGGGACTGTAGGGCACAAAGCCAATCCCCAATTCCCGCACGGTGGGTAAAATCTCGTCCTCCGGTTCTCGGCTCCACAGAGAATATTCCGTTTGCAGCGCCGTAATAGGATGCACCGCATGGGCGCGTCGAATCGTGGCAGGAGC
The sequence above is a segment of the Candidatus Obscuribacterales bacterium genome. Coding sequences within it:
- a CDS encoding TetR/AcrR family transcriptional regulator — its product is MTSKLTKAEQTRRTRRAILDRARHLFATQGYAATGTEEIMSELGITRGALYHQFSDKLGVFKAVVEEAYGEITAHIRTRAEPLDTNWEQLVVGCQAFLEVAQQEELRRLVFIEAPAVLAADTLVEIDQGGFGLLQESIQIAVAAGDLKVVDAEGFAHLVNGSLNELAAWVAQSEDPQRLQTAQKLIEALLIRHQG
- a CDS encoding GNAT family N-acetyltransferase; its protein translation is MAIPLTTRKATSADIPFLTQIEYEASLPPLDHCFWEDLLEGTDTPALAFIEAELRTNASNWGNVHDFIVLEEQGKPVAAAAGYVPNPEDYCPLRLSRLEAIAQALSWSSATTSLFRDRYLGLFGGDLTPFFLTPQASWIIENVAVLPEARGRGLGKTLLKAVLEEGQVQGHSYAGIMVINGNDRARHAYEAVGFKPYQTFYADYFSEQFNIEFPGVTKFGLSLRAME
- a CDS encoding aldo/keto reductase, translated to EQVVIATKFGNVRTPDGGWGGVCGKPEYVKQCCDASLQRLGVEVIDLYYQHRVDANVPIEETIGAMADLVQQGKVRYLGLSEAAPATIRRAHAVHPITALQTEYSLWSREPEDEILPTVRELGIGFVPYSPLGRGFLSGQLQSPDDIADDDYRRHSPRFQGENFAKNLQLVEQVKAIAAAKQVTPAQLAIAWLLTRGEDIVPIPGTKRRRYLEENVAAVNITLTTTELEQINAVMPQGAAVGDRYPDMSTVNR